The sequence GTCTTCATCGTCAAAGAGGGCGAGGTCGTCCTCTATCACTCCGCGGACGGGAAGCGGAAGATCTTCGACGTTCTCGGCCCGGGTATGCTCTTTGGAAATTTCGTGCCCAATACCGAAACGGTCTCCCACTATGCGGAGGCGTTGCCGGGAACCCGCATTTGCACCTTTCCGCCGGAGGATTTGCAGCGGGTCGTCACCGCCCATCCCGAAGTGCTTGCCCGCCTGCTCGGAAAGCTCACCGAACGTCTGCACGATTACGAGGCGCGTCTGCAAATGGATATGGCAAGTGCGCAGGAGAAGGTACTCGGAGAGCTGAAGCGCTACTCTCACAAAAAGCGCAATCTCTTCTCGTGGTTCCGTGATGAGACACCGCTTGCCCTCTCACATGAACGCATCGCTGAACTCACGGGATTGAATCGCGTCACGGTGACACGGGCCATCAAAATTCTCCGTCATCGCGATCTGATCGCGATGGACGATCAGGGGCGCATCGTTCTGCATCATTAACTTGGCGAACAGGGATGTGTAGCCGCGGCTACTGCGCGGTGTTTTTTCCGGCGATAGAGTGCGGTCTCTTTTCCCCCTTCCCCTATGGAAAACGATCGCTGTCTCTGCGGCACCGCCCTCTGCGAGGCATGCGGCAGGTGCTCCACGTGCGAGACGTGCACCTGTCGCACACAGAACACACGAACAGATCGCGAAAAACGACCTGTTTCGACCAATGTGTTCTCCGATTGACCGACACAGGCGGGTCCGTTCGCCTCCGTCGCTTGTAGCCTGTGCTACAGCGCACCGTTGTCATCACAACGACACCCATGGAGAGTGAGAACTCATTTCTTCCCCCTTCTGTTCCTATGTTTGATCGTTCATTCACCATCGGCCAGCATTTCAGGCTCTTGGCAGCTGTGCTGCTCTTCTCGGCGCTCATGCTCCTTGGCGTGCGTTACCTTTCCGCGTCCGCGGCGCAAAGCACGCTCGGCTTCTCTGTCATCCCCGTGGCGGCGGCCGCTTCATCGGATTACTACCTGAAACTCGACGGCATTGAAGGCGAATCGGCGAGCAGTGACCATCGCGGCGAGATCGACATTCAATCGTTCAGTTGGGGAGTCTCACAGATGGGAACCGGCGGCAAGGGCGGAGGCAGCGGAGCGGGTAAGGTCTCATTCCAGGATCTCCACTTCACCAAACGCATCGATAAATCGTCGCCTCTCCTCATGAAATCCGTGGCGAGTGGAAAGCACATTGCAAAGGCGGTCCTCACGGGACGCTCTGCGGATGGACGCGACTATCTGGTGATTACGTTGAGCGATGTCATGGTGAGCTCGTTCGTGCAGAACGGCGACGGCTCGGATGTGCCCGCAGAAACTCTGTCCTTTACTTACGCCAAGATCGAGTTCGAGTATCGAACTCAGGACGGGGCGGTGACGAAGGCAAGCTGGGACCTAAAGGCGAATAAGGGAGCCTGAAACGATGTTTCGTTCACACCCTCCGATGCAGTGCGGCCGCTCACGGTCGCCGGTCGGAGGGTTTTGCATCGACAGCGTGATATGCGGATGTGCGGGAACTTCGCCGAGGCTTTGTCGAACCCCGAAACATTGCATATGGATGCAGCGGCCTTTTTTCATGTTTGAAGGTTTACTTGAGCGGTAATTTCTTCGATCTCGCCACCATCGCCGTCTCCGAAACCCCCGGCTCGAACATCTTCACGCTGCTTGTGACGCTCGGCATTGCGTCGATGCTCTCCCCCAGTGACGATTTCCCACCGCTGGCTGTCGTTCGAGCTGCCCGCGCTCATCGTCATGAGCTTCCTGTTGTTCTTCTTCCTGACGAAACAGACCATCTCGCGTCTCGAAGGGTCGATCCTGCTTGGCGGGTATCTTGCGATCGTGGCCGTTCAGGTATGGATTGCCGTCTAACGAGGACGGATAGGCGCATCTACAATTTTTCGATTTCCTTCAAATCTTTGTCAGGCAGGTAGAGGATGGCGAGTCCGAGCGCGATGCCGCCAAGGGCCGTGAAGACATGTGAGCCGCCGAAGATGGCCATGTCTATGGAATCCAGCACGTACCAGATGCCCCGCCAGATCAGCACGAGGCCGACGACAACAAAGATATTCTTGGTAAAGTAGCGAATGAGGGCCGCGGCATCTTTTTTCATCGAGGTAATCTTAGCAGTGCACGATGATCAGCGAAAGCCGATCGCTCATATCCACCGCACGTCCTCCCTCGCTGTCGATCTTCTCCGCCCATCCGTCCGAGGAGCGGGTGCGGCGGTTGGCAGCGATGCGGGCGGCGTGGGAACGTCCTATCCGACTCTCGACGACTTCTGCAGGAGAAGGCGGTAGATATCCAGAAGCGCATAGAGGAGGCTCAGCACCATGGGTCCGAGCAGGAATCCCACGGGCCCAAAGAAGCCGAGACCGCCGATGACCGCGAAGAGGATGAAGAGCGGGTGGATCTTGATGCCTCTGCCGACGAGGACCGGTCCGAGGAAATTATCGATGAAACCGACGGCCACGATGCCCCAGATGAGGAGACCGATCGCCGCCGCGGTCTTTCCCGCGAGGAAGAGAAAGAGGATCGCGGGCGCGAGGATGATCGCTGTTCCAACGCCGGGGATGAGCGCCCCGATGGCGGCCACGCTGCCCCAGAGCGTGGGGCTCGGCACGCCGAAGATCGTGAGGCCGATCCCCGTCATGACGCCCTGGATGATCGCGATGATGAGGGAGCCGCGAATGATCGAATTGATCGCAGCCCCGAGGCGCCGCAGGACGTCTTCATCTTCCATATCGGGCAACGGGCTCAAGGCAACGATAGATCGCAGGAATTTCGGGCCATCTTTGAGAAAATAGTAGAGGGCGATGGCACCAAGGAAGAAGTGCAGGACGGTCTGGGCCGTTCCGGCGAAGAAAGGGCCAAGCTTGCCCACGAGAAAGCTCAGCCCCTGCCCGATGTAGTTCTCGAGATCAATGGACAAATACGGGGCAAATCGCTGGATGTATCCATCCAGAAATCCGATGATGCTATCCGTGAGAGTATCGCGGTTCTCGGCAATGCGCAGATAGAGACTCTGCGCCTCAAGGTAGATTTGCGTTCCGACAAAGGAGAGCGGTACCAACAACAGAAACCCCACGCAGAGGAGACTCAGGAATGCGGCAATGAACTCCCGGCCCCGTACGAGGCGGATGAGTCTGCAGTGAAGCGGATAGCTGACGACGGCGAGCGTTGCGGCCACCGCGAGTGTCGTGAGGTACGGAAGAAACATAAAAAAGGCCACACTCAACACTCCCAGCAGGAGCGCGAAGAAGAAGACGGTCTGAATGTGAGTACGGTGCATGGGGTACATCATACGGCAACGGGCGAAGGATTGCAGTACAATGTATCGTTCATTGGGACGGGTCGTGCCGCCTGAAGATCATCTTCATGCGACGCTTTGCACGCGCTCATGTTGGTAGCCCCACGGGGAATCGAACCCCGATTTCCTGGATGAGAACCAAGTGTCCTAACCGTTAGACGATGGGGCCAAAAAGAACGAAGAAAACGCAGGCGCAGTATACGAGGGCATCCGGCTGATACGCAAAGGAATCAACCGCTTTACCTTTACTCCCCCACCGCCACCTTCGCATCGAGAATAGTGAGGTCCTTTTCAGTGAGCAGCACGGGGTTCAAATCAATCTCCCCGACACCTGACCAGAGTGCGCGCTGTCGGTCACGACTTCTTTGTCCTCCACCGTGGTCCAACAGGATGGAACACCGACGCGATACCCGATACCGGGGTCCTCGTAACAACTGAGAGGCGCGGACGACGCGGCGCACTAATTCTCGCCGGGACACGGAGCGAACGCACAGGTGGGAGGAACACGGCCCACGGCGGAGCCGTCGGGGCAGATCTTGGCCTCCATCGTGCAGAAGACGCCGCCTTGCGCAGAGGAGGAAGAATTGGCATTTGTTCCATCGGTGCTGGTGCCAGCACACCCGACGAGCAGGACGCACGCCGCGGCAATTGCATAACCGGAAAAACGAAATGGGAACATAGAGGGTGGAGAAAAGAAAAGAAAGAATAGCACAAAGACGACCGGCAGGCTGCATGCTTACACCACCACCTTCGCGTCGAGGATCGTCAGATCCTTCTCAGTGAGCAACACGGGGTTCAAATCAATCTCACGTATTTGCGGGCACTCCTTCACCAGACGCGACACGGTCGCCACAAGCTCTGCAAGGGCATCTATGTTGAGCTGCGGCTTGCCACGAAGCCCCAGAAGGAGCTTCCAGCTCTTGAGCTCCGTGAGCATGCGGTAGGCCTGCTCGGTGGAAACGGGCGCCACGCGGAAGGACGTATCTTTAAAGAGCTCGGTGTAGATGCCGCCGAGTCCGGCCATCACGAGATGGCCTGCGGTTTCATCTTTGAGCGCACCCACGATGAACTCGTTGCCCGGCGGCAGCGACTGCTGAATGAGGATTCCTGCAACACGAGCCTTGGGCGCCTTCACTTTCACGCTCTTCATGATCTTCGCAAAGGCGGCACGCACCTGCGCATCGGTCTGAAGATGGACGATCACGCCGCCCACATCCATCTTGTGCAGAATGTCTTTGGAACTCACCTTGGCCACCACGGGGTAGCCGATTTCCCGCGCGATCTTCACGGCGGCATCGGCCGTCCTGGCTACTCTTCCCTGCGGGAGCGGGATCTTGTAGAGCGAGAGGAGCTCAGCCGTCCGATCTTCGCTGAGGAGCCCGCTGCTCTGTACAAGGATGCGTCCGGCTTTAGCCGCACGCGCCGGATTCAAAGAGATCGGCCTCTGTTTGCCCTGTGTCTTCGGCGCACGCCTGAGGGAGGCAAAGACGTGCATGGCGGATTCGGGACAGGAGAAATTGGGAATGCCGTGCGCATGCAGCAGAGCAATGGCCTCGCGCACGCCCTCCCCGCCCATAAAGCACCCGATGACCGGAAAGAGCGGGTAGCGCTCCTCTACACGAATAACCGCTTCGGCCACTTCTCTGGCCGGCGTCATGATCTGCGGCGTGAGAATCACCAACGCCCCGTCGATGTTCTGATCCTGCGCAACCGCGTTGAGCGCGTGTTCGTAGCGGTCGGCCAGTGCATCACCGAGGACATCGATGGGATTCTTCACACTCGCCGAGGGGGGTAACTGTTTCTCCAGCGCGGACGCGTGTTCGGGCGAGAGCGAAGGGACCAGGAGCCCCTCCCGTTCCGCCGCATCCGTGGCGAGCACGCCCGGCCCTCCGGCATTCGTGACGATTGCCAGGGAATCGGAGAGCAGTGGTGGCTGCTGCGAGAGTGTGCGAAGTAAATCGAGGAACTGGCGCGTGGAGTGTGCGCGCAGGATACCGGCCTGCTCGCAGATCGCCTCGACCGCGGCATCGGTACCCGCCAGCGCCCCCGTATGGGACGAAGCCGCCGCCCTCCCCTTCTCGGTGATGCCGCCCTTCAGGAGCACGACGGGCTTTGTGCGCGTGATGTGCTCCGTGAGCGCGAGAAACCGCGGCCCATCCACGATGCCTTCGAGGTAGAGACCAATCACTCTGGTCTCGGGGTCTTTTTCGCAGAGCGAAAGAAAATCGCACTCATCCATCGTCACCTTGTTGCCCAGACTCACGAAGAACGAAAGCTTGAGCCCGATGGAAGCGGAGCGGTCGATGAATGCGTCGGCGAGCGCGCCCGACTGACTGATGAGCGCGACGGATCCCGCCTGCGGCAGCCGGTTGGCGAAGGAGGCATTGAGCCCCAGAGAGGGCCGCATGAAGCCAAGGGAATTGGGGCCCACGAGGTGCATGCGGTGGCGTCCGATGACGCGTTTGAGCTCCTCTTCGATTTTTTTGCCGTCCACGCCGATCTCGCGGAACCCGGAGCTGATGACCACGAGTGTCTGTACGCCCTTCTTTCCGCATTCTTCCGCCAGCTTAGAAACAGTGGCGGCCGGTGTAGCGACGACGGCCACATCCACCGGACCCGGAATGGCGCTGACCGAAGGAAAGACCTCATGATCCAGAATCGTTCCGCCTTTCGGATTCACGGCATAGACCTTCCCCTTGTACCCCTGTGTAAGAAGATTTCTCAAAATTAAATGCCCGACCTTGTGCGCATCGGCAGATGCACCGATCACCGCAATCGAGTCAGGACGAAAAAGGGACATCACGTGCATTGTAGGCGTCTTCATTTATCCATTCCATCTTGGAAAACACACTGAAACAGAATAAAAAAAACAGGAACAAAAACAGGAAACGCGGAAGGGGCGCGACATGGGGGGTGAAGGGGAAGGCCCTGCACTGCTGTAAGAGCAGTGCGCGCCGACGAGTCGGATCCGAAGCCTTGGAGGATCCGGCGAGGAGGCACAGGGCCGGGCGGAGGGGCATTGGCGCGCCAGCGTTTTGGCTCCACCTTTGTCGCGACAAAGGTGGAAAAACAGTGCATCTGTGATGTGCTCACTAGAACCTCTATACTTCTCTCCGTTCTTTCCCCACCTACCTATGTTCGACCTCACTGGCAAAGTGGCCCTCGTCACCGGCGCGATGCGCGGCATGGGCAAAGCCGATGCCATAGCATTGGCGGGGCAGGGAGCAACGGTCATCGTGACGGATATCGACCTGAAAGCATGTGAAGAGGTCGTCAAAGAAATCACGGCGGCAGGAGGAAAAGCGGCTGCGTTCGCCCTCAATGTAACGGACAAGAAACAGATGGATGGCGTCTTCGATGCCGTGATCAAGCAGTACAAAAAACTCGATATCCTCGTGAACAACGCCGGCATCTTTAAGCCAAAACCGGCACTGGAGCTCACGGAGGAGGAATGGCAGCAGACGATTGATATCAACCTGAAGGGATACTTCCTCTGCGCACAACGAGCCGCAAAAGAAATGGTGAAGCAAAAGTACGGCCGCATCATCAATATCGCCTCCATCGCCAGCGGGCAGGTGGGCGTGGGTTTCATGGGCTCGGCGCACTACAGCGCAACCAAAGGAGGAGTGATCGGCATGACCGAGACCATGGCTCTCGAATGGGGACCATTGGGCATCACCGTGAACGCCATCGGCCCGGGAGCCATCGACACCCCTATGGTCGCCGGCATCAAGAGCTCGCCCGAGGCGATGAAAATGATCACGAACAGGGTGCCTCTGAAGCGAATGGGAACACCGGAAGAAATCGCGGCAGCCGTCGTATTTCTCGCATCGGATGAGGCGAGCTACGTGAACGGCGCGACGCTCTTCGTTGATGGGGGGTACCTCGCGGCATAATGGACACGACCGCGCATGCCATCTGGCATACCCTCACGACAGAACAGACACTGGAGGCGCTGCACACGCCCGTGCAGAGCGGCCTGAGTGACGCAGAGGCAAAACGCCGGCTGCAGGAGTACGGCCCAAACGAACTGAAGAAAGTGGATGGCATCTCTGCCTGGAGCATCCTGCTGGAACAATTGAAGAACGTGCTCATCATCATCCTCTTTATCGCCATCGTCCTCTCGGCGGTTCTGGGACACGAGATCGAGGCCATCACCATCGGAGTCATCGTCGTCTTTGCGGTACTGCTGGGATTCGTGCAGGAGTACAAAGCAGAACGCGCCATCGAGGCGCTTCGCAAAATGGCCGCACCCCTCGCAACCGTGCTCCGGGGCGGGGAGGAGAAAGAGATCCCGGCGAAAGAGATTGTTCCGGGTGATGTGATCTTTCTCGTCGCGGGCAATCGCGTCCCTGCGGACGGGCGCGTCGTGAAGAGCGTGAACCTGCACGCAGATGAAGCGCCGCTGACCGGCGAATCCATCCCGGTCGCGAAGACCGATACGGCTATCACAAAAGAAGATCTGCCTGTCGGGGACCGCCACAACATGATCTTTGCCGGCACCGCCATCACCTACGGACGCGGCACAATGGTGGTCACGTCGAGCGGCATGCAGACCGAGTTCGGCAAGATCGCCCTTCTGCTCCAGACAGTAAAAGAGGATGCCACTCCCCTGCAGCGCAACCTCGATAAAGTGGGCAAACGTCTTGCCCAGTGGGCCGCCGGAGTCGTGGTGCTCATCGCCGGTGCGGGAATCTTGCGCGGTCAACCGATCCTCGACATGGTGATCTTCGGCGTGGCGCTGGCAGTTGCCGTGGTGCCGGAGGCATTGCCGGCCGTGGTGACGATTTCGCTCGCCATCGGTGTGCAGCGCATGGTGAAGCGCCATGCCCTGGTCCGACGCCTGCCGGCAGTGGAAACACTGGGGAGCACCTCTGTGATCTGCTCCGACAAGACCGGCACCCTCACGAAAGACGAGATGACCGCCCGCCGCATCTGGGCCGCAGGCGAAACGTACGACATCACAGGCAGCGGCTATGATCCGCAGGGAGAATTCCGTAAGCAGGAGGGCCACATCGCTCCCCCTGCCGCCCTGCGCGAATTGCTGCACGCCGCCGTGCTCGCTTCGGATACGCGCCTCGTGCATGGAGAGGGCGGGATCTGGGAGATCAAAGGTGATCCCACCGAAGGGGCCCTCGTGGTCGCTGCGGCGAAGGCAGGCATCCACAAAGATCAGGAGGACGAAGCGTTTCCACGCACCGCGGAAGTCCCCTTCACCTCCGAATCGAAACGCATGGTGACCCTGCACCGGACCCCGCAAGGCTTCATGGCCTATGCGAAGGGCGCTCCGGAGGTGATCGTGGAATCGTGCACAGCGATCCGCACTCCGGAGGGTACGACCCCGTTTTCGCTGGAAGAGAAAGCCCGGATACTCGACGTGGCGAGAGGGATGGCCGATGACGCGCTCCGTCTGATCGCCATCGCATCCAAAGAAACAAACGACATCGGTAGCGCGGAACACGGCATGACCTTCTTGGGATTAGTGGGCATGATCGATCCGCCGCGCCCAGAAGCCCGCACCGCCGTGCGCCGCTGCGAAGAAGCTGGCATCCGCGTGGTCATGATCACGGGGGATCACCCCATTACCGCGCAAGCGGTAGCGAAGGAACTGGGAATCCTGCGCGGCAATCGCGTGCTCACCGGCGATGAACTGGATGCCATGAACGAAGAGGAGCTTGATTCGGTGATTGGAAAAATCGACGTCTTCGCGCGCGTCTCTCCGGCCCACAAACTGAAGCTGGTCACCGTCCTGCAGAAACACGGCCGCATCGTGGCGATGACGGGAGACGGCGTGAATGACGCACCTGCGCTCAAGAAAGCGGACGTGGGCATCGCCATGGGCATCTCGGGCACTGATGTGAGCCGCGAGGCCGCAGACATAACGCTGACGGACGACAACTTCGCCTCCATCGTGGCCGCCGTGGAGGAAGGCCGCGCCATTTTCGGCAACATCAAGAAGTACCTGATGTACCTGCTCTCCTCCAATGTCGGAGAACTCTGCCTGATGGTCGGCGCAAGCGTGTTCGGCACAGCACTGCCGCTGGGGGCCGTGCAGATCCTGTACGTGAACCTGGCCACGGACGGCCTGCCCGCTCTTGCTCTCGCCGTGGATCCGCCGGAAGGCGATCTCATGCGTCGTCCGCCGCGCGACCCCAGGGGAAACATCTTCAACCGACCGGTGGTCTTTCTCATGCTGCTCGGGGGCATCTGGTCTGCAGTCGTGAATCTCTCCCTCTTTGTCTGGGCATCCGCTTCGGGCCGACCTGCGGCAGAGGCGATGACCATGACCTTCCTCTCGCTCGTGCTCATTCAGTTCTTTAAAGCCTACAATTTCCGGTCTGACCGGCTCTCGGTGCTGCACCGTCCGTTCGCCAATCATTGGCTCAACATCGCCATCTTCTGGGAGGCCCTCCTGCTCATTGCCATCGTGTACTGGCCGCCCCTGCAGAAACCATTCGGCACCTTTGCCGTAACAGCACAGGACTGGACGATCATCTGCATCCTCGCCGTGTCGGTGATCCCCGTGTTGGAAACCGGCAAATGGATGGTACGCAGAGAGATGCTTGGATTACACGCATGAGTTATGCGTGGTGGTACCCGCTCCCCTTATTGATCTCGGTAACCCGGTAGAGCTGCTCGAGAAAGATCAGTCGGCAGAGCTCGTGCGGGAATGTCATGTCCGAGAGTTTCAGAACCCGATGGGCCCGCTTGCGGATGGGATCGGTGAGCCCGTACGCACCACCCAGGACGAAAATGATGGTGCGCCCTGTGTCGCGCAAGGCTCCGAGGGAAGACGCGAAGGCCGGGGATGTCTGGGCTTTGCCCGATTCATCGAGCACCCACACGTCGCCCTCACGCTTTTCGAGTGCCGCAAGAATCCGCTGAGACTCCTCTTCTCTCTGTTTTGCAGGATCCGTCTGCTTGCTCGCAGGCACCTCGATTACTTCCATGCGCACGGCGTGGCCGAGCCGCTCCAGAAAGTGCGCGCACCCTTCGGCGATCCACTTTGTCTTGATCGGGCCGACACAGAGGAGGGTGATACGGTGCATAGTTTCATTCTACGACAGAAATCAGCCAATCATCAGAAAACAAAAAAGAACACGCACATAAACAGAAAATAACAACATACGGGGTGGGGCGCGACACGGGGGGTGAAGGGGAAGGCCCTGCCATGCCGCAGCATGCCGACGAGGCGGATCCGAAGCCCTGGAGGATCCGACGAGGAGGCACGGGGCCGGGCGGAGAGGCGTTGGCGCGCCAGCGTTTTGGCTCCACCTTTGTCGCGACAAAGGTGGAAATCTACTTCCTCTGCAGCAAACTCACCCCCGTACCACTCGCACTGCGTGCTCGGGTGCGGGGCAGGCGCCTATTTTCTTTGAAGGAGTGAGACTGCTTCAATATGCGCCGTATGCGGAAAGAGGTCCACCGGCTGCACGGTCCGGAGCTCGTAGCCGGATTTGAGAAACTCTCCCAGATCGCGCGCGAACGTGGCCATGTTGCACGAGACGTAGACGATCTTGTCGGGCTTGTGGGCGGCCACCGCCTCGCGCGCATCGGGGTGCAGCCCCGCACGCGGGGGATCGACAATAATCGTATTGAACTTGTATTTGGACCCCGGCTTCAGCTGGTCATTCAGCACCTGTTCGGTGCGCCCGCGGTAGAAGCTGATATTGCCGATGCGATTTTTGCCGGCGCTCTTGAGCGCGTCTTCGATGGCCGAGGGATGACTCTCGATCCCCACGACCTTCTCGCAGAAACGCGAGAGGTACTGGCCGATAGCCCCCATGCCGCAGTAGGCGTCGAGCACGGTATCGCGGGGGCTCAAGTCCGCCGCCTGGGCGATGGCCTGATAGAGCTTCTCGGCACCGAGCGTGTTGGTCTGGAAGAAGGAGAAGGGCGAAATCTCGAACGAGAGGTCAAAGAGCTTCTCGGTGATGGTGGGCTTGCCCGTGAGACAGTGGATCTTGGGCGTCTCGGGTTTGTCATTGAGCCCCAGATGCTCGACCACGAGCAGCGAGGCCAGACCCGAGCGTCCGCCGAACCGCATGAAGTACTGAAAGAGCGGCTCGAGTTCCTTTTTGCGCGCGTTCACGAGAAAAGCGATCATCTGCTCGCCCGTGTTGACGCCGCGACGGAGCAGGAGGATACGGAGCATCCCCCGGTGCGTCTTGGGGTTGAAGACCGGCAGCTTGGTCTCGCGCATGAAGCGCTGCACATCCATGAGCAGAGTCGGCAATTGTTCGTCGTACAGATGGCACTCTGAAACGGGCAGGATCGTGGACCACTGGTTGGGCAGGTGGAATCCGATAGACGGATTCTCATCAATGTACTGGCGACGCCCGTTCTTTTCTTCGGAGCGCATCGACTCGAAGCCGAATGTCAACTCCAGCTTGTTGCGGTAGTGAAAGACCTGGGGACTGGGAATGATCTTCAGCACGCGGCCGGCCAGCGTCGCGCGGACAGCGGGATCCGCGGGGGTGAGGTGCGACAGGGTCTCGCGCACGATCTCCTCCTTATACTCGATCTGCTTCACGTACGAGAGCTGCTGCCAGACGCAGCCGCCGCACGCGTGACAGTGCTGGCACCGCGGCATCACTTCATCTTTCGAGCGCTTGAGCACCTTTTCCAGTTTCGCCTCGGCGAAGCTGCCGCGGTTCTTTACGATGACGATCTCCGCCTTCTGCCCGGGGAGAGCCCCCGTGACGAAGACCGGCAGCGTCTCGATATGGGTGAGCCCCGCACCGCCGTGCGTCAGTTTTTCGATCGTCACCGTGTACCGCTGGCCCTGCCGCGCAGCAGATCCCGGAACACTGCCCTGTACGGAGGGCTCCTGTGACGAGGAAGCCTCTGGAGACGATTCATGACCAGATTGGGGCCCATTGCCCTCTGGTGCGTGGGATGTTGACATTACTCCGAAAAAGTAGTATAAATAACACCTTTTTGCCTTCACGTGCAAGGAAGAGCCCTTCTACTCATCGGCGTCGTCCTCACGATCAGCAATGCATCCGGCTCTACCGGAGCCTCAGTGAGCTTAGCAGAAGAGACCCCTTCTGCAAGAGAGGATGTGCCCGGAACAGCTGTCAACCTCGTCGCGTTGCTCCCCATTCCTGATACGGAACACGAGGCGCGCCGGACTTCGCGTCTGCTGCCGAAGTACACCACCTGGCGGGCGATCACGGTGCCCGAACGCGCCGCTCCCGTTGCGGCTCCGGTGCCCGCGCCTGTCCCGGTCCCCGCACCCAAGCGGATATTTCTGGCGGTCGTGGATCAGCCGGATATCCAGGAACGACACAAGATCATCGCCGACGAGGTGCTCCGCCTGCTCCCCGTCCACTGCCAGAAGCAACTGCAGAATTTCTACGTGCGTTACGAGAAACCGGAACGCCGCGGGCTCGCCGGCAAGAGCACCATCATTCTGGATGGCACGCTGCCGGATGACGAGTTCCGCGCAGTGCTGATTCACGAAGCGCTTGGTCATGTCTTCGACTTGGGCTGCCTCGCGGGCTCCCCCACCTCCGGCGCCAGCGTCTTCAAGGACGGCAACGAAACGATCTTCCGCGATGACCCCAGCCTCGCCTTCTACCGGATCTCGTGGACGAACAGTACGACCCGGCGC is a genomic window of Candidatus Peribacter riflensis containing:
- a CDS encoding hemolysin-coregulated protein, with translation MFDRSFTIGQHFRLLAAVLLFSALMLLGVRYLSASAAQSTLGFSVIPVAAAASSDYYLKLDGIEGESASSDHRGEIDIQSFSWGVSQMGTGGKGGGSGAGKVSFQDLHFTKRIDKSSPLLMKSVASGKHIAKAVLTGRSADGRDYLVITLSDVMVSSFVQNGDGSDVPAETLSFTYAKIEFEYRTQDGAVTKASWDLKANKGA
- a CDS encoding quinoprotein glucose dehydrogenase, with translation MFPFRFSGYAIAAACVLLVGCAGTSTDGTNANSSSSAQGGVFCTMEAKICPDGSAVGRVPPTCAFAPCPGEN
- a CDS encoding acetyl coenzyme A synthetase subunit alpha, whose product is MKTPTMHVMSLFRPDSIAVIGASADAHKVGHLILRNLLTQGYKGKVYAVNPKGGTILDHEVFPSVSAIPGPVDVAVVATPAATVSKLAEECGKKGVQTLVVISSGFREIGVDGKKIEEELKRVIGRHRMHLVGPNSLGFMRPSLGLNASFANRLPQAGSVALISQSGALADAFIDRSASIGLKLSFFVSLGNKVTMDECDFLSLCEKDPETRVIGLYLEGIVDGPRFLALTEHITRTKPVVLLKGGITEKGRAAASSHTGALAGTDAAVEAICEQAGILRAHSTRQFLDLLRTLSQQPPLLSDSLAIVTNAGGPGVLATDAAEREGLLVPSLSPEHASALEKQLPPSASVKNPIDVLGDALADRYEHALNAVAQDQNIDGALVILTPQIMTPAREVAEAVIRVEERYPLFPVIGCFMGGEGVREAIALLHAHGIPNFSCPESAMHVFASLRRAPKTQGKQRPISLNPARAAKAGRILVQSSGLLSEDRTAELLSLYKIPLPQGRVARTADAAVKIAREIGYPVVAKVSSKDILHKMDVGGVIVHLQTDAQVRAAFAKIMKSVKVKAPKARVAGILIQQSLPPGNEFIVGALKDETAGHLVMAGLGGIYTELFKDTSFRVAPVSTEQAYRMLTELKSWKLLLGLRGKPQLNIDALAELVATVSRLVKECPQIREIDLNPVLLTEKDLTILDAKVVV
- a CDS encoding 3-oxoacyl-[acyl-carrier protein] reductase; this encodes MFDLTGKVALVTGAMRGMGKADAIALAGQGATVIVTDIDLKACEEVVKEITAAGGKAAAFALNVTDKKQMDGVFDAVIKQYKKLDILVNNAGIFKPKPALELTEEEWQQTIDINLKGYFLCAQRAAKEMVKQKYGRIINIASIASGQVGVGFMGSAHYSATKGGVIGMTETMALEWGPLGITVNAIGPGAIDTPMVAGIKSSPEAMKMITNRVPLKRMGTPEEIAAAVVFLASDEASYVNGATLFVDGGYLAA
- a CDS encoding Cation-transporting ATPase pacL: MDTTAHAIWHTLTTEQTLEALHTPVQSGLSDAEAKRRLQEYGPNELKKVDGISAWSILLEQLKNVLIIILFIAIVLSAVLGHEIEAITIGVIVVFAVLLGFVQEYKAERAIEALRKMAAPLATVLRGGEEKEIPAKEIVPGDVIFLVAGNRVPADGRVVKSVNLHADEAPLTGESIPVAKTDTAITKEDLPVGDRHNMIFAGTAITYGRGTMVVTSSGMQTEFGKIALLLQTVKEDATPLQRNLDKVGKRLAQWAAGVVVLIAGAGILRGQPILDMVIFGVALAVAVVPEALPAVVTISLAIGVQRMVKRHALVRRLPAVETLGSTSVICSDKTGTLTKDEMTARRIWAAGETYDITGSGYDPQGEFRKQEGHIAPPAALRELLHAAVLASDTRLVHGEGGIWEIKGDPTEGALVVAAAKAGIHKDQEDEAFPRTAEVPFTSESKRMVTLHRTPQGFMAYAKGAPEVIVESCTAIRTPEGTTPFSLEEKARILDVARGMADDALRLIAIASKETNDIGSAEHGMTFLGLVGMIDPPRPEARTAVRRCEEAGIRVVMITGDHPITAQAVAKELGILRGNRVLTGDELDAMNEEELDSVIGKIDVFARVSPAHKLKLVTVLQKHGRIVAMTGDGVNDAPALKKADVGIAMGISGTDVSREAADITLTDDNFASIVAAVEEGRAIFGNIKKYLMYLLSSNVGELCLMVGASVFGTALPLGAVQILYVNLATDGLPALALAVDPPEGDLMRRPPRDPRGNIFNRPVVFLMLLGGIWSAVVNLSLFVWASASGRPAAEAMTMTFLSLVLIQFFKAYNFRSDRLSVLHRPFANHWLNIAIFWEALLLIAIVYWPPLQKPFGTFAVTAQDWTIICILAVSVIPVLETGKWMVRREMLGLHA
- a CDS encoding 23S rRNA (pseudouridine1915-N3)-methyltransferase, with the protein product MHRITLLCVGPIKTKWIAEGCAHFLERLGHAVRMEVIEVPASKQTDPAKQREEESQRILAALEKREGDVWVLDESGKAQTSPAFASSLGALRDTGRTIIFVLGGAYGLTDPIRKRAHRVLKLSDMTFPHELCRLIFLEQLYRVTEINKGSGYHHA